Genomic segment of Zingiber officinale cultivar Zhangliang chromosome 11B, Zo_v1.1, whole genome shotgun sequence:
TTGCAAtttattaatttagtattttatctTTTTGTGATGTCAAATTGAACTTTttgttattaaatatatttttcatgtTACAAAAGATATTCTGTTAGCCCTCGTTAAAATTTCTCTCTGGATCCGCCCCTGCGGCCGACCTCGCAGCTGTGAACGACCTTGCAGCCGTATGAGATGGCCACCAAgcacgagaaaaaaaaaatcaaaggaggGGGAAAAAGAATTCGTACCTGATAAAGCCAAAGCCAAAGCCAAATTAGGACGAGGAGAAAGGGTTAGAAAATCtaattcatatctatttttgtttataaaaagttATAAGTAATTCCATATTAAATTTGgtttaaattctttcttaaagttttttcatatattatattttgtcAAAGCGAACATATTTACAATTTCAtgtctctgatttatataaatataaaaacagAATTTATTTTcgtttaaaattttcattaaataTTTAAACGATCACAAATTCCGTTTATaatccatatttattttttaaataaaatttatacataGCTTCgtatcaaaatttgttttaaatttcttttcaaatattatatttcattaaagttaaacaaattaattattatataataaatctctatctgatttatataaatctgaAACAGATTTTATTTTCGTTTTAAAAATTCGTTTCTGAAGCCCTGTTTTTTTATAGTGGTCACCTTGCGTGAGGTGACGATGGCGGCGGAGAAAACACGAAGAAGCCCCTCTTTGGATAGTGTCTCCTCTCCCCTCTTAAACCCTAAATAATGATTTGATCAAAATGCCCCTCCTCTTCTTCTTAATTCTTCTAGAGTCCTTAAGATACATCCCCATTATCATGGAACCTCCCCATGAACTCTTTTGTTGTCACATCCATACCACGTaccttaaaagtaaaaaaaaatctcatacaTCTCTCTACCATAAAAAAAAAACCTCTAAACAACTCCTTTATATAGATTccaaaatttttattatataccTCATCTCTTCTTCATattttagattatatatataattaaatacaaattttttataatattctcTCCATCATATTTCTCATCATTTttgtttttaatattttaatttctttaaaccTAACTCCCTgtgtttttaatattttaatttctttaaacatAACTCCCTGTTCACATAGCCTGAAATCGAAGGAACTCCCTCCTACAGTTGTGGCATTCAGTTTACTGTGAGAGCTCCTATTAAAGCTGTCATTACTTAAAAAGCGATCTACAATTCTAGCCTGGGCAAAGGCGACACATAAGAGGGGAAGAGGGGACTAGCTTGGGAGCTCAAGCTAACCCCCTTCTTATAAAGATATAGAGAAATGATATGCAGCTCGAAACTGCATCTCGAATTTGCGCCGCGAACGATGTGGCATCCTGCGTGGACAGTGACGGGTCAAAGTCAacatttggttttttttttctctccgcGCTCGTTCTTTGGTTTTTTTTTCACGCCCCGCTCGTTTCTTTTCTCGCCCGGCTCGCGCTTTCTCTCCCCCTCCTGCCCTAATTGGTTTTCTCCTCTCCCCGCTCCCTGCCGTCGCTCTTTCCCTCCGCTCGCTGCTCTCGGCCCTCCTGCCCTAGCATTTTCTCTCCGCCTCCTTGCCGTCGCTCTTTCCCTCTGCTCTCTGCTCTCGACGCTCCGCCTCTTGCCGTCGCATTTTCTCTCCGGCTCCGTGCCCTAAATCTCTCGCCGCTCGGCGGAAAACTCGACCCCGCCCTAAATCTGCCCTGAATCAGGTATGAGGTGTTTTCCTTAGCTGATTTTTGTCCAAATCGACTCGATTTTCTGCTATTCCGACCTTCCTGTTGTTTAGCTGCTCGGCTCTCCTTGTgtgttttttgttgttgttgttgtatgtcATTGCAGAGCTATGCTGACATTAGGGATTGTTCTATACATTCAAAATTCATTGTGATGAAGATTCTTGCTTTGTACGTTAATTTGTTTGCCTGTGTATCATGGAGATAACCAGCCATTAGTTTTTCCTTGTGTGACAATAACATTAGTGCTTCCTAAGCTCATAAGCTATCTGCCATGATATGACTATTACAATGGATCCGGTTGATATTTGCTATTTggattttgttttttgttttagagttttgtgtgtttggtttattaattttttaaaataaaacatgatatcAGCACAGCTCTGTACGCTGACAAACATCTCTTATAACTTTTGTGTTTGGAtgtatattttctttcttttatggAATTCCTTACTTTTCATTTGGATACTTAACTTTTTGGATctgttttctattttttaaacaaataaatgtagTTGAATACTTACCTGCCTTCCATTTTTGAATAAATGTAGGCGAAAAATAATCATGGATCAAGGAAAAAGTGATTCAAATGAGGTAAACGATAACAACGACCATGTGAGCACAGATCTATCTCCATCTAGTTTAAATGAAGTCATGATTCCTAAGATTGGCATGACTTTTATATCTGAAGATGAAGTtcgtaatttttataaattatatgcTCAGAATGTTGGTTTTGGTATTTCCAAATTAGGTGGTAAAAAGGGAGATGATGgaaagcaaaaatatttttgttttggaTGTGCCAAAAGTGGTAAAACAGTATCTCAAGCCAAAAAAGCTTTGTACCCTAGACCTTCTATTAAGACAAATTGCAAAGCTAAGATTAATGTTGTTATTCGGAATGATGATAACTTTGTGATAAATAGTGTATCTCTTGAACATAATCACGTCTTGAGCCCAGGAAAGTCACGGCATTTTAGATGTAATAAATTATTGGATTCAACTACAAAGAGGAAACTTGAATTAAATGATCAAGCAGGAATTACTTTAAGTAAAAGTTTTCATTCATTGGTAGTTGAGGCTGGAGGCTATGAGAATTTGACatttgatgagagaaagtgtagGAATTATATTTCAGAAGCTAGAAGGTTGAGGTTAGGGGATGGAGATGCTGAAGTCTTGAGTAATTATTTTTGTCGCATGCAAAGTCGGAACTCTAACTTCTTTTATGTGCTTGATTTAGATGAAGAGTCTCGAATAAGAAATGTTTTTTGGGCAGATGCAAGATGTAGGGCTGCATATCATTATTTTTCTGATGTTGTGACTTTTGATACAACTTATTTGACTAATAGTTATGATAtgccatttgctccttttgttgGGGTGAATCATCATGGTCAATCCATTTTGCTTGGATGTGGATTATTATCAAGTGAAGATTCAGAAACATTCATATGGTTGTTCAAATCTTGGCTGACATGTATGCTTGGGCGTGCTCCAAAGGCCATAATCACAGACCAGTGTCGTTCCATGGCAATTGCTATTGAAAAGATATTTCCGGATTCTCATCATCGTTTGTGTCTTTGGCATATAATGAAAAAATTACCAGCAAAATTTGGTGGGCATGCTCAATATAAGCTGATAAAGAAACAATTGAAGAATATTGTTTACAACTCACTTAGTATTGATGAATGTGATGAGAATTGGATGAAAATGATTGAGATTTTTAATTTAGAGAACAATGACTGGTTGAAATCTTTGTATGAACAGCGGAATAGATGGATACCTGTGTATGTCAAAGATAAGTTTTGGGCAGGTATGTCTACATCCCAAAGGAGTGAAAGTATGAATGCTTTTTTTGATGAATATGTTCATTCGAAAACTTCTTTGAAGCAATTTGTTGAACAGTTTGATAATGCTCTGAAGAagaagattgaaaaagaaaaaaatttggaTTTTGGTTCTTTTAATTCTATGATACCAGTAATTTCTGGTTATCCTATTGAAAGACAATTTCAAAGTTTCTACACTaacaacttatttaagttgttccaagatGAGATAAGAGGGTTGATGTTTTGCAATACCTCACTAGTGAGGCAAGAAGGGGTTGCTTTTATATTTGAAGTGGTAGAAACATTGTTGGGAAAAAATGGAGACCCTATAAGAGATGCTTCCTTCAGGGTAGATTATACTGAGTTAGATTGTCAAGTTAAGTGTCTATGCCATCTTTTTGAGTTTCGGGGAATTTTATGTAGGCATGTGATCTCTGTGTTGATACGAATGAAGGTGATTGAGGttcctatgaattatattatggatcGATGGCGCAAAGATATTAAGCGTGGTTATCAAAGTGTCACTAACATTTATGATGAATATGTTTGTGATGGAGAAAGACATCGGTATAATATTCTCACTCCATTGATACAAGAGGTTCAACATCTTGGGGCAAATAATGACGACGGTTGTTCTGTTTTGGTGGAAATCTTGAAAGATGCGAAGGAAAAATTGATTGCTATTCAAATAGATCATTCAAGAGTGGACCATTTGAAAGAAGCATCTACATCGAGTTCAAAAACAATACACTCTCCATTAAAAGTAAGATCTCGAGGTCGTCCACCCACAAAGAGGAAACAATCTAAGATTGAACAAATTATGAAGAAATCAGTTGCAAAGGCCAGAAAAAAGGTATGATTTATTATGTTTTAAGCGATAGAGGATTATTGTTTGATACCTATGAGATAACTTTTgctttatatagatatttatagCCAAATATCTCTATTTATTATTTATAGGGCTCTTTGTTGAATACAATGTTAGGTCATTCATTCTGTGACAACCAGCCAATCAACAACATAATGATGACGACAACAACCAGCCATTCAATTCTTTCTGTTCTCAAAAACCAGGAGCTAGTGACCAGAGAGGTACATCTGGCCAAACATCAGTGTCAAAACACATTATTTAATGTCAGTTTCAATAACTAATCAGCATTCTAATTGTCATCATGCAGATTGATATTCTGTGATGCAACACAGAACACAAGATTCTTGCATGTTCAGGCTTTTGGCGTGGTTTGTCAGGGGCTAAGAAGGCAGTCTATATGATGCTtgtttcttgtgtttctaagcttgTTGAATTCTGTGTGATGGTTAATTGTAGCTATGCATGTCATTTTGTAGTTGAACTGATGACAAATCTGTATCTGTGTTTTCAAAGAAGTGTCATGAAACTCGTATAGGAAATGCACCTTATGAACAAGCTAGTCCTCAAGGGGGACTAAGCTAAGCAtctgttctcttttttttttacttcctgTGCAAATCTcatcaacttatctaaatatttccAGACTGATTCTATACTTAAGTGCCTGATTGTGGTAGTTTAGACAAGTTTTCATGTCCATAGTATTTAATATGCTCAATTTCTTTTCAGGATCCCATAGCACAGGATGCTTGGAAAAGGAAGTTTTCATCAAACGCATTTATATGGCAGGTATGTGtgttatattctaatttttttatggCGATTTCTCAAGTTTAGCTGGTTTAGCTCtctaatctaaatattttttgtATCAAACATGGGTTTGGCTTGATTTGAATTCTCAAGTTTAGCTAGTTTTTTATCGCACCCATATTTTATGTTCGAATCCTTTTCCAAGCATGCAAAAATTAAGATAGCAGTTTGATATGACAGCATTTGGTAGTGTACCTGCAAAAATCTGCAGTTATTGCTATTGTATTCTGATGCCTTAGCATCTTTAGGGTTTTTACTATACCAATTTGTATTTCTACTTGATAGTATATCTTACATTAGCCTCTGTAAAATTATCATCTTTTGGACCTGTTTTGTAGATTGTCATAATTTGAGAGGTGTAAAACAAATAGGACAGGGTTATTTTCATCTTATCATTCTTCCTTCGCCTTAGAAATTGCTTCCAAATAAGTTGGGGGTCTACTACGTTCACTCTCCCTCCTATTCGTTGACCTTTAGAttgtatttagtatttttttgCTTTATCATTGATTATGCTTTTGTTGGTTTCGTAAGAATTGATCTACCAACAGATTTCTGTGCTTATAAGTCATTCATGTTCTGCAGCTTCTTACATCCTCAATTCGGGCAAAACCTTTGCAAATTAACTATGATAAACGAGACCCCAAATCAGTCTTCAGCTGGTTAGATAGATGGACCACTATCAGTTTCTCAGTGCCTACAGCCAAATCGAAACGGAGAATTAATTTGAAAGGCCAAAACAAACGAGCTGTGGAAATTGAATCAGGAAAATCAAGGCGCGTGCAAAATAATTCTGCTTCAAATACTGCAACTGGTCAATCAACAAATACCAACAATGAACCTGAAAAGGCAAAGAGGAATCTGAAAAAGGCAAACAGTTCCCCAGTGCGCAATAAAACTAAAGAAGATATGAATGTGAAATATTAAATCAATTCTGAATTCTGATGGTATTGTAGCTTTCAAGTATGTTTCTCAAAAATAAATGTCATCAGTCATCACTGAAGACAATTCTGAAAACTATCGAAATATATCATTCAGTGGTTGTGTAGCTTTCAAGTATGTTGAAGTGGGTGCTGGTACCATCATCACGTTTCCTTTACAACATTTGCAAGCATCTAACTGTCAGTCCAACCCATTTGGTTACATCCAAATTGTACgtatatgtaacgacccgcctcctattaaacaaggtgtttacaactgataaccTCCTATTAAAcaaggtgtttacaactgataataaacaaggtgtttacaactgataataaacttcggatcgatccacagaccgaaccgatctactgatactggcacggtaggaaccTCCGGAtcattcaaccgaccgatccataaactacacccgcaatcctgtacgctgctggatcggtctaccgaccgatccagctggtccctgatcggtcagtgagaccgatcagtggcttactgatcggtctgttgaccgatcagtgagcgtgtgtgctctctgttcgcaccATTGTTTCTGTATGGGgcttgatcggtctaccgaccgatccaggagtacactgatcggtcggtagaccgatccagtgactcactgatcggtcggcagaccgatcagtaagcttcgtattcctctgttcgcatctggatcggtcggctgaccgatccataacagacgcgaactctctgttcgcgcatggatcggtcagctgaccgatccaggcgtaCAAcccacaccctgatcggtctgtagaccgatctgggttctgatttcaccctgaaactctgatttcagcactctggcgtgccaaaacttcacacaacaattctaataTCAAAATCAGAAATTAGAGGCTGTTCCGGTTCATCGCTGGAAAGTAATTTTATAGAATTATGCAAAAACCCAGTAATACGGGATGCTTGTCTACTAATCCGTGAAATTTGTTGAAGTTAATTAGAATttgaagttaatttaaatttaatcagaAAGCAACCAATTTAAAAAGGTTAAAACGGATTCTCTCTTTTTGGCCCTGTAGTAAGTTTTCTTCCTTGGCAACAAACAAGAAGCCCAATTTAAACTTTCCATTCAAATATCTGCATAGTGGTATGTCTCACTTTTGCTTGAATACCAGATTGAATTCTACATAGAGATCATTAAAGATGTTTTTTTCCCTTTGTTTTATAATGGGAAAATGCTGGGAGAACAGAGTTTGAGCACTCTAGCGAAAAGATTGATCGCTTTGGTTAGTATAAACGCAACTAAATCTGAACATATTATGTTGTGAAAAGAAAAAGTGCCTTAGCTTTCATAAAGTAACAACCAAGTTGATTTGTTGTATGTTATATTCAACTAAATAAGTCCGGAAAGAAGAACAAAGCAGAATACATCATTACAAATTATCAAAccattatataacatgttctgCATTATCCATCTTAACTAAAAACAAATTATCCTATCACATTACATCACCAACATTACTCCACTAATTAACAAGACCGAACTAACAAAGTAATAAGGTATACAGCCAAAAGAGTTAAATTCACTATAACTAATATCCAGACCACTGATGGTACATTCCAATTTCCTAAATTATGCCCACGAGAAGCAATGTATTCACTTCCTAACCTTGACTCTATTCTTCCTAACCTTCCATGACATATGTCACTTCTGTCTTCATTAGACAAAGTATCGCCTACCACCCACTTTTGCCAGCCATGTTGCGCACATCCATAATACCTCCTTCCGGGATTTTTGCTCGATCTAGAAACACATACCAATGTTCTTCGTCCGCAATCTCTACATggtacatgttcaaattttgcGTCGTCAATGGAGCTGTAACTTGATGATGCCATCTTTTAACAACCTATTATGCAAACAAGAATTATTTAGATTCATTTATTTTGTAATGCTcatagattgtatgctaaatcAATGGAAAAAATAGGAAATAATCTATTTTATGTTATTGTataaatcaacaataagtactaCATAAATTATCTCATTTTGATAATAACCACTAAGTAAAACAAAACCTTATTGCCTCCATCAGGTTTTCCTTGTGATGGAGAATCTTGCTCTGTACATTCATTAGCATGCAGTCTCAGAACCTAATTTACAAGATACGAAAATATTGACTGAATTAACTATGAAGGAAAATACTTATTTGACTAAATGTTGTAGGGCCATATGATTTCAACTCTCATTTGCTATAGCTCTCAAGGCCTATGCATAAGCCTCTGGCATTACATATTGGATGGCATGCCAATTCACAGGCTATCATTGGTGTCTATCTACAAAACTCCCCTAGTCTCGGATCAAGACATCCAATCCCTCTATCTCAGACAGAAGCATCCTGCAAGAAACTCCCTATCTTGGACAAGGGTTCATCAACAAAATTTCCTTGGTCTCGAATCAAGGTGTCTAATTCCTCGGTCTCAAACAAAGGTGTCCTTCAAGCAAATCCCTATCTCAGGCAGACATCCATCAACAAACTTCTTTTGGTCTCGGACCAAGGCGTCCAATCCCTCTGTCTCGGACAAGTATGTCCTTCAAGAAAATCCCTAtcttggataggtgtccattgGCATATCTCTCCCAACTAAGACTTAATCGAAGATTTAGGGATCGTCGTCACCGCCGAGCAAGAATCTACAGCAGGAAGGTCCGAATAGCAGAAAATCGAGTCGATTTGGACAAAAATAAGCTAAGGAAAACACCTCATACCTGATTCAGGGCAGATTTAGGGCGGGGTCGAGTTTTCCGCCGAGCGGCGAGAGATTTAGGGTACGGAGCCGGAGAGAAAATGCGACGGCAAGAGGCGGAGCGTCGAGAGCAGAGAGCAGAGGGAAAGAGCGACGGCAAGGAGGCGGAGAGAAAATGCTAGGGCAGGAGGGCCGAGAGCAGCGAGCGGAGGGAAAGAGCGACGGCAGGGAGCGGGGAGAGGAGAAAACCAATTAGGGCAGGAGGGGGAGAGAAAGCGCGAGCCGGGCGAGAAAAGAAACGAGCGGGGCGTGAAAAAAAAACCAAAGAACGAGCgcggagagaaaaaaaaaaccaaatgtTGACTTTGACCCGTCACTGTCCACGCAGGATGCCACATCGTTCGCGGCGCAAATTCGAGATGCAGTTTCGAGCTGCATATCATTTCTCAAAGATATATTACCTAATCCAAATATCTAAAGTCTATTATGAATTTTCTAACTATTCCAATACGTTCTCTTCTCTATATTCAAGACTTCAAATTTAGTCCAAattttaaaagttcaaatattttctAACTAATCCAAATGTTAAATTCATAATAGATAAGTTTGGTGAGAAATCTCGTAGAGTAAAATATAATATtagtgaatttaatttattatatctcACGTGCCTTATATAATTATTCTCTTTATACTCTTTTTAAtccgtttttattttttaaattatttactcatattttattaCTACTATTTTAGAAGGGTCAACTAGTTGAATTATTATAATCTTGTTGTAGTGTACGAGTGGGTTTGAAATAAGAGAGTATGAATAAGCAATGAGATGCAATTGATTGTGATTGTAACAGAATTGATTGTGATTGTAACAGTGAAGTCATCGATGGCACGTAGAGAGAATTCCACGAGATATAAATTGGAGAACCAAAATGCTGGCACTGCTTGTCCAACTCTGATTGTAATGGCACCAATAAGTATCTATCTATGCATGAATAATGAGGATGGTAAAATATAAAGGTGGTCATGGATGGAATTGATTTGATTATTAGAGTAAAAAAATTATCCGATCTTACTAAATCAGATAATATAATATCATGATCTATATCTGACTCTATATCCGACAATTTTTATGTATCAAATATCCGATGAGTTGTTAGTTGTTtagatatccgaccctatatctaatgaaatataaaatataaatataaatacaataaaaaaattaaaatattttaaaatgataatagatattactcattacacgttgtaGCTGTTATCCAACCCTATATCTACGTTGACTTGGACTTATCTACGTATCATATCGGTGAGTCAATTTATTGGGCCCCTAATTGAAGCCGTCGCGATCTACAGTTGTAACCTATGGCAAAGAAGAAGTGCAGTCTCCATGAGACAATTAAATTGCGAGATTAAGAAATGAGGGTGATTAGTTGATTGATCAATTGAGATGCTCGGTCAGGAATAGAGATTGATGAATATATATTACTTAATAATTTACATTGCACTTTTCTTCACATcataattaatcaattttaattaattataaattgagTATTATATATATCACTGTCCCTTCTCCTCCAACTTAaccaattaattaaatcaaaatgtATTCACAACCTCTTCTCCCTTCCTTTCTCTGTTTCCTCCTCGCTCTCAGCTCCTTTCAACATATCCAAGGCCAACCTTCAAGCAAGGTaaccatttaattattttaattctcCTTGTTAATTAGCCCATAAactcattaatataaaattttatttttaatttatttttttaagcttTATATTGTGTATCTTGGAGAGAGGAAACATGATGATCCAAATCATGTGACTGCATCCCACCATGACATGTTATCTTCCATTCTCGGCAGGTACAtgcaaaatattttaattttttaaattcttcATGATCAATTTTTTAGTTAATTGACTTAAATTTCAGCAAGGAAGAAGCTCTGAGTTCGATTGTTTATAG
This window contains:
- the LOC122035251 gene encoding protein FAR1-RELATED SEQUENCE 6-like; amino-acid sequence: MDQGKSDSNEVNDNNDHVSTDLSPSSLNEVMIPKIGMTFISEDEVRNFYKLYAQNVGFGISKLGGKKGDDGKQKYFCFGCAKSGKTVSQAKKALYPRPSIKTNCKAKINVVIRNDDNFVINSVSLEHNHVLSPGKSRHFRCNKLLDSTTKRKLELNDQAGITLSKSFHSLVVEAGGYENLTFDERKCRNYISEARRLRLGDGDAEVLSNYFCRMQSRNSNFFYVLDLDEESRIRNVFWADARCRAAYHYFSDVVTFDTTYLTNSYDMPFAPFVGVNHHGQSILLGCGLLSSEDSETFIWLFKSWLTCMLGRAPKAIITDQCRSMAIAIEKIFPDSHHRLCLWHIMKKLPAKFGGHAQYKLIKKQLKNIVYNSLSIDECDENWMKMIEIFNLENNDWLKSLYEQRNRWIPVYVKDKFWAGMSTSQRSESMNAFFDEYVHSKTSLKQFVEQFDNALKKKIEKEKNLDFGSFNSMIPVISGYPIERQFQSFYTNNLFKLFQDEIRGLMFCNTSLVRQEGVAFIFEVVETLLGKNGDPIRDASFRVDYTELDCQVKCLCHLFEFRGILCRHVISVLIRMKVIEVPMNYIMDRWRKDIKRGYQSVTNIYDEYVCDGERHRYNILTPLIQEVQHLGANNDDGCSVLVEILKDAKEKLIAIQIDHSRVDHLKEASTSSSKTIHSPLKVRSRGRPPTKRKQSKIEQIMKKSVAKARKKGSLLNTMLGHSFCDNQPINNIMMTTTTSHSILSVLKNQELVTREDPIAQDAWKRKFSSNAFIWQLLTSSIRAKPLQINYDKRDPKSVFSWLDRWTTISFSVPTAKSKRRINLKGQNKRAVEIESGKSRRVQNNSASNTATGQSTNTNNEPEKAKRNLKKLSTFKYVEVGAGTIITFPLQHLQASNCQSNPFGYIQIIEFYIEIIKDVFFPLFYNGKMLGEQSLSTLAKRLIALDATSFAAQIRDAVSSCISFLKDILPNPNI